The Algoriphagus halophilus genome window below encodes:
- a CDS encoding DUF3050 domain-containing protein, protein MSTPLERLIQSVQIEREILLDHPIYKDLTSLEDFHIFMKYHVFAVWDFMSLLKSLQVKLTGINLPWVPASDPMIARLINDIVLAEESDEDGEGGYCSHFELYLRAMKEAGAETYDIDLMLQKLKSGADFLEAMEEVQLPVFVRTFLKLNYEMVTKGKPHEVAASFTLGREDLIPDLFRKLVDELVKNQPEKLKTLSFYFDRHIHLDEEEHGPLAWRMVSLLMGDDPKKFEESEKAAREALQARKVLWDGIHRSIKEKKYELI, encoded by the coding sequence ATGAGTACTCCGCTTGAAAGACTAATTCAATCTGTTCAGATCGAACGAGAAATCTTATTAGATCATCCTATTTATAAAGACCTAACTAGCCTGGAAGATTTTCATATTTTCATGAAGTACCATGTATTTGCAGTTTGGGACTTTATGAGTTTGTTAAAATCCTTGCAAGTTAAATTGACGGGAATCAATCTTCCTTGGGTCCCTGCTTCAGACCCGATGATTGCCAGACTTATCAATGATATTGTCTTGGCAGAAGAGAGTGATGAAGATGGTGAAGGAGGGTATTGTAGCCATTTTGAGCTCTATTTGCGAGCAATGAAAGAAGCAGGAGCAGAAACCTATGACATTGATTTGATGCTGCAAAAGCTGAAATCTGGAGCTGATTTTTTAGAAGCGATGGAGGAAGTTCAATTACCTGTCTTTGTAAGGACTTTCCTGAAATTGAATTATGAAATGGTAACTAAAGGGAAACCTCACGAAGTTGCGGCTTCCTTTACTTTGGGAAGGGAAGATTTGATTCCTGATTTATTCCGAAAACTAGTGGATGAATTAGTGAAAAATCAACCTGAGAAATTGAAGACCCTTTCCTTTTATTTTGATCGGCATATCCATTTGGATGAGGAGGAACATGGACCTTTGGCTTGGAGAATGGTAAGTCTTTTAATGGGAGATGATCCCAAGAAGTTTGAAGAATCCGAAAAAGCGGCAAGGGAAGCGTTGCAGGCAAGAAAAGTCCTTTGGGATGGAATCCATCGTTCTATCAAAGAAAAAAAATACGAATTGATTTAA
- a CDS encoding class I SAM-dependent methyltransferase: MSFITDLFAASDNPNSLGAKLRNKRQQVFEALFFSHFKTSESIKILDVGGTDYFWKNSSLPKMPQVEITLLNLTKEKVEQPGLKSVVGDATCMPEFEDQSFDLVFSNSVIEHVYTWENQVKMANEIQRVGKTFFIQTPNKYFPIEAHYAIPFAQYMPKSIIFPILTKTRLSRLRKWDERDAQQYLDEILLLDEKGMRNLFPGASIYKEKMFGMVKSLSAHNLG, encoded by the coding sequence ATGAGTTTTATTACCGATTTATTTGCTGCATCAGATAATCCCAATTCTTTAGGAGCAAAACTTAGAAATAAAAGGCAGCAAGTTTTTGAAGCCCTTTTCTTCTCTCATTTTAAAACTTCCGAATCCATAAAAATTTTGGATGTAGGGGGTACTGACTATTTCTGGAAAAACAGTTCCCTACCTAAAATGCCTCAGGTAGAAATTACCCTTCTGAATTTGACCAAAGAAAAGGTAGAGCAGCCTGGGTTGAAAAGTGTAGTTGGAGATGCCACTTGTATGCCAGAATTTGAAGACCAAAGCTTTGATCTGGTATTTTCAAATTCGGTAATCGAGCACGTGTATACCTGGGAAAATCAAGTGAAAATGGCCAATGAAATCCAACGGGTAGGAAAGACTTTTTTTATTCAAACACCCAACAAATACTTCCCCATAGAGGCACATTATGCAATCCCTTTTGCACAATATATGCCGAAGTCCATCATCTTTCCCATACTTACCAAAACGAGGTTGAGCCGGCTTCGCAAATGGGATGAACGAGATGCCCAACAATATTTGGATGAGATTTTATTACTGGATGAAAAAGGAATGAGAAACCTATTTCCAGGTGCATCGATTTATAAAGAAAAGATGTTTGGAATGGTCAAATCTCTATCTGCCCATAATCTGGGCTAA
- a CDS encoding class I SAM-dependent methyltransferase: MEKCKFCGSSEQLEFNAKEQMFGIGEAFVYKECKSCGSLQLATVPSDMSPYYSGGYYSFQELVPSSSLKNLFKTLRLKAFFLIGRKEFEPTYGYWLKKLKPKFSDRIADIGCGNGQLLYELFASGYQDLHGFDPFMSQEKVISPNLTLWKKTIEESEMQFDLIMMHHSFEHMSDPLEILNSCFEKLQSGGKLLIRTPVSDAQVWKEERAFWVQLDAPRHLIIPSIKGFELVSKKVGFELKEVEFDSTDFQFWGTELYKRGLPLDPELVSNEFSKEEFEEYQKKALYYNQEGLGDQVCFYLTKP; encoded by the coding sequence ATGGAGAAATGTAAATTTTGTGGTTCTTCGGAACAATTGGAGTTCAATGCAAAAGAACAGATGTTTGGAATAGGCGAAGCATTTGTTTACAAGGAATGTAAATCTTGTGGTTCTTTACAATTAGCAACAGTCCCTTCGGATATGTCTCCTTATTATAGTGGAGGTTATTATTCATTTCAGGAGCTTGTGCCTTCCAGTTCTCTGAAAAATTTGTTCAAAACCCTTCGTCTGAAAGCTTTCTTTTTAATTGGAAGGAAAGAATTTGAACCCACCTATGGGTATTGGTTGAAGAAATTAAAGCCGAAATTTTCGGATCGCATTGCCGATATCGGGTGTGGAAACGGTCAACTCCTTTATGAACTTTTTGCCTCTGGTTATCAGGATTTACATGGGTTTGATCCCTTTATGAGCCAAGAAAAAGTGATCTCTCCTAACCTTACCTTATGGAAAAAAACCATCGAGGAATCAGAGATGCAATTTGACTTGATCATGATGCATCATTCATTCGAGCATATGTCGGATCCCTTGGAGATTTTGAATTCTTGCTTTGAAAAGCTTCAATCCGGCGGTAAACTACTAATAAGAACACCTGTTTCTGATGCTCAAGTTTGGAAAGAGGAGCGCGCATTTTGGGTTCAACTGGATGCTCCAAGGCATTTGATTATACCCTCTATCAAAGGATTCGAGTTGGTCTCAAAAAAAGTAGGGTTTGAATTGAAAGAGGTCGAATTTGATTCTACTGATTTTCAGTTTTGGGGAACCGAGTTATACAAACGGGGGCTTCCTCTTGACCCAGAGCTAGTTTCGAATGAATTTTCAAAAGAGGAATTTGAGGAATATCAAAAAAAAGCCCTCTATTATAATCAAGAGGGCTTGGGAGATCAGGTATGTTTTTATTTAACCAAACCTTAA
- a CDS encoding universal stress protein, giving the protein MKYFSKAMIGLDLTEMDDILIEKTIVFLEFLGIDKCYFVHVAKDLAIPQDILEKYPDLLAPGDESLEALISDKLKKFNFPENIELEVFAEEGNHPLDTFLRWAKIKDVDLIIMGRKETLEGSGSLAKGIAKKAPCSILMLQEKRPPGLPKKIMIPSDFSEHTHMIYDFGERISDELHAELVPVHMYHVPHGYSKTGKSFEEFAEIMKENARHDFQKFVSKHNHPELECQFVLNDGQDDGKVLLDEALELEVDMVLLGSRGKTKSAAILLGSVAEKLVMVNNVLPMLIFKKKGETMGFFDALFKI; this is encoded by the coding sequence ATGAAATACTTTTCTAAGGCCATGATTGGCCTCGATCTTACAGAAATGGACGATATCCTAATCGAAAAAACAATTGTTTTTTTAGAGTTCTTAGGAATCGATAAATGCTATTTCGTTCACGTCGCAAAAGATTTAGCAATACCTCAGGATATTTTGGAGAAATACCCCGATTTATTAGCACCAGGAGATGAATCTCTGGAAGCATTGATTTCAGATAAATTAAAGAAATTTAATTTCCCTGAGAATATTGAATTAGAGGTCTTCGCAGAAGAAGGAAATCATCCATTGGACACTTTCTTAAGATGGGCCAAAATAAAGGATGTGGACCTGATCATCATGGGTAGAAAAGAGACTTTGGAAGGAAGCGGCTCTCTCGCTAAAGGAATAGCCAAAAAAGCACCTTGCTCTATCCTAATGTTGCAAGAAAAACGTCCTCCTGGGCTTCCAAAGAAAATCATGATTCCTAGTGATTTCTCTGAACATACCCACATGATTTATGATTTTGGGGAGAGAATTTCGGATGAACTACACGCTGAACTAGTACCGGTACATATGTATCATGTCCCTCATGGGTATTCCAAAACCGGCAAATCATTCGAGGAGTTTGCAGAAATAATGAAGGAAAATGCTCGTCATGACTTCCAGAAGTTTGTAAGCAAGCACAATCACCCAGAATTGGAATGTCAATTTGTCCTAAACGATGGACAGGATGATGGAAAAGTCTTGTTGGACGAAGCACTAGAACTAGAGGTGGACATGGTATTATTGGGATCTAGAGGAAAAACAAAATCAGCTGCCATTTTACTTGGAAGTGTTGCTGAAAAGCTGGTTATGGTTAATAATGTATTACCTATGTTGATCTTTAAGAAAAAGGGTGAAACCATGGGCTTTTTCGATGCCCTATTTAAAATTTAA
- a CDS encoding 2'-5' RNA ligase family protein — MASFQKYFLAIVPGGELQEKATALKLELKERFNIKYALKSPAHITLKMPFTYNEAKEDYLIEKLQEFMIDYSPLELTIGGIDTFGNRVVFLKVKGNDDLFQLQTNLKSFCKRELKLNEELSDRNYHPHMTLAFKDLKKNSIPNIIKVLDSQPIFEKIVVMQFFLLKRANGRWFIHRSVDFGEKNQ; from the coding sequence ATGGCAAGTTTTCAAAAGTATTTTCTAGCAATTGTTCCTGGAGGCGAATTACAGGAAAAAGCAACTGCGTTAAAGTTGGAGTTGAAAGAACGTTTCAATATTAAGTATGCCTTGAAATCTCCTGCGCATATTACCCTAAAGATGCCATTTACTTATAACGAAGCTAAGGAAGATTATTTAATTGAAAAGCTACAGGAGTTTATGATTGATTATTCTCCTTTAGAATTGACAATAGGAGGTATTGATACTTTTGGTAATCGAGTGGTCTTTTTAAAAGTAAAAGGAAATGATGATTTGTTTCAGCTTCAAACTAATTTGAAATCTTTCTGCAAAAGAGAATTGAAGCTAAATGAGGAGTTAAGCGATAGAAACTATCATCCGCATATGACTTTGGCATTTAAAGATTTGAAAAAAAATTCAATACCAAATATTATTAAAGTTTTGGATTCACAACCTATTTTTGAAAAAATCGTTGTTATGCAATTTTTTTTGCTAAAAAGAGCAAATGGGAGGTGGTTTATTCATAGAAGTGTTGATTTTGGAGAAAAAAACCAGTGA
- a CDS encoding SusC/RagA family TonB-linked outer membrane protein, translating into MKKVLLGLAFTLLTVMSVLAQSKTITGRVTSAEEPEGVPGASVVVKGTTQGTITDLDGSYSIQVPSEATTLVFSFVGYLSKEMPIGSSSVINVVMDVDVKTLNEVVVVGYGTQERREITGSVTSIDSKSIENLVSPSFESQLAGRAPGVQITTPSGILGAAPIIRIRGINSISSSASPLIVIDGVPVVSSDRSSVNAANPLANINPADIASFEVLKDGSASAIYGSRAANGVILITTKRGASGKAKVSYNTSMGFNEEVDRFDLLTGDEWVTIANEKRTNANQSPLANPGVNTDWQDLIFRKGFTQQHNLSIAGGSDATKYFFSLGYTDQESPVKPNELSRYSFRANIDHSISKAVRIGTSLSYSFTEIFGLNNGANSLSGAIYNATRSLPNVPIYDAENTAFDGFNVTANGATTGFGANLAGPDNNIPNIGFVIQNNLYRSRTHRAIGNAYGEVDIITGLTARTQIGIDLTMNDDFQSLDPRHGDGRSSNGSMFMAYNPAFRWNWQNTLNYQTVIADDHNLNVTGGLEYQFTKFYNFSASGTDLSDNFYRLNNLISGSYNNQFSGGGYAERGFDSYFGRFNYSYKGKYLASFTVRNDGISDLAIENQRGTFFGGSVGWRVSDEAFFNSELISDFKVRASYAEVGNTEIGTFAAYGGYSPVLGGAGAGIGYAAIANNNLQWETSKKFNVGLDMTIGRVTIAADYFKNDIDGLILDAPTALSLGVPGNNISQNIGSMTNSGLELRAYANVINRGNFSWDTDFNITFIKNEVNELISPLTGTYNRTEEGNPIAQLYGYQWAGVNPANGNPMYVSGDNIVQYNLVPGALGYKAYDPANPGDVSVAGSAPTQEYLGNTLPKWQGGWSNNFKFGNFDAEIFTRFSGGNYIMNESVRGLLGQGFSNNHASILNRWTESGQVTDVPKLYSGQDQNMWQNSAANSRFVEKGDFVKIQNIVVGYTIPAAALQTAFNGAISNARFFAQVQNPFTFTGYSGLDPESNQFSGQLSFGVDWNVAPIIRTYTLGLNVGF; encoded by the coding sequence ATGAAGAAAGTTTTATTAGGCTTGGCGTTTACACTTCTGACAGTCATGTCAGTTTTGGCGCAAAGCAAAACAATCACTGGTAGGGTAACTTCGGCTGAAGAGCCAGAAGGAGTACCAGGAGCAAGCGTGGTGGTGAAAGGAACCACACAAGGAACAATTACGGATTTGGATGGAAGTTATTCTATTCAAGTTCCAAGTGAAGCAACCACTTTGGTCTTCAGTTTTGTAGGATATCTTTCCAAAGAAATGCCTATTGGATCCAGCAGCGTGATCAACGTGGTCATGGATGTGGATGTGAAAACTTTGAATGAGGTAGTAGTAGTAGGTTACGGTACTCAGGAAAGAAGAGAAATTACCGGTTCGGTAACTTCCATTGATAGCAAGTCCATTGAAAACTTGGTATCTCCATCTTTTGAATCTCAATTGGCTGGTAGAGCTCCAGGTGTGCAAATCACTACTCCATCTGGTATTTTAGGTGCTGCACCGATTATCAGAATCCGTGGTATCAACTCTATTTCTTCCAGCGCAAGTCCATTGATCGTAATCGATGGTGTACCAGTTGTAAGCAGCGACAGATCTTCTGTAAACGCTGCTAACCCATTGGCAAACATTAACCCAGCAGATATCGCTTCTTTCGAGGTTTTGAAGGATGGTTCTGCTTCTGCAATTTATGGTTCTAGAGCAGCAAATGGTGTCATCTTGATTACAACCAAAAGAGGTGCTTCTGGTAAAGCAAAAGTGTCTTACAACACTTCTATGGGTTTCAATGAGGAAGTGGATCGATTCGACTTATTGACTGGTGATGAGTGGGTAACTATTGCCAATGAGAAAAGAACGAATGCCAACCAATCTCCATTGGCAAATCCAGGTGTTAATACCGACTGGCAAGATCTAATTTTCAGAAAAGGATTTACTCAACAGCATAACCTATCTATTGCTGGTGGTTCTGATGCTACGAAATATTTCTTCTCTTTGGGTTACACTGATCAGGAATCTCCAGTAAAACCTAATGAATTGAGCAGATACTCTTTCAGAGCAAACATTGATCACAGTATTTCCAAAGCAGTAAGAATCGGTACTTCTCTTTCTTACTCTTTCACAGAAATTTTCGGTTTGAACAATGGTGCAAACTCTCTTTCTGGTGCGATTTACAATGCGACTCGTTCTTTGCCTAACGTGCCGATTTACGATGCTGAAAACACAGCATTTGACGGATTCAATGTAACAGCAAACGGTGCGACTACCGGTTTTGGTGCAAACCTAGCTGGTCCTGACAACAATATTCCAAACATTGGTTTTGTCATTCAAAACAACTTGTACAGAAGCCGTACTCATAGAGCCATTGGAAATGCCTATGGAGAAGTAGACATCATCACAGGTTTGACTGCTAGAACTCAAATTGGTATTGATTTGACCATGAATGATGACTTCCAATCTTTGGATCCAAGACATGGTGATGGTAGAAGCTCTAACGGTTCTATGTTCATGGCTTACAATCCAGCATTCCGTTGGAACTGGCAAAATACGTTGAATTACCAGACTGTCATTGCAGATGACCATAACTTAAACGTTACTGGTGGTTTAGAATATCAGTTTACTAAATTCTATAATTTCTCTGCTTCAGGAACTGACCTTTCTGATAACTTCTACAGATTGAACAACTTGATTTCTGGTTCTTACAACAACCAATTCTCTGGTGGTGGCTATGCTGAAAGAGGGTTCGATTCTTATTTCGGTAGATTCAACTATTCTTACAAAGGAAAATATCTTGCGTCTTTCACTGTGAGAAATGATGGTATTTCTGATTTGGCAATTGAAAACCAAAGAGGTACTTTCTTCGGTGGATCTGTGGGATGGAGAGTTTCTGACGAAGCGTTTTTCAACTCTGAATTAATTTCTGATTTCAAAGTTAGAGCTTCTTATGCTGAAGTAGGTAATACTGAAATTGGTACATTCGCTGCTTACGGTGGTTATAGCCCAGTATTGGGTGGTGCTGGTGCAGGTATCGGTTATGCTGCAATTGCGAACAATAACCTACAGTGGGAAACTTCCAAGAAGTTCAACGTTGGTTTGGACATGACCATTGGTCGTGTAACAATCGCTGCTGATTATTTCAAGAATGACATTGATGGTTTGATCCTAGATGCTCCAACTGCACTTTCTCTAGGTGTACCAGGAAATAACATTAGCCAAAACATCGGTTCTATGACCAACTCTGGTTTGGAATTGAGAGCATATGCGAATGTAATCAACAGAGGTAACTTCTCTTGGGATACTGACTTCAACATTACCTTCATCAAAAATGAAGTAAATGAATTGATTTCTCCATTGACTGGAACTTACAACAGAACTGAAGAGGGTAATCCAATCGCTCAGTTGTACGGTTATCAGTGGGCAGGTGTGAATCCAGCTAATGGTAACCCAATGTATGTATCTGGTGATAATATCGTACAGTACAATTTGGTTCCAGGTGCATTGGGTTATAAGGCTTATGATCCAGCTAATCCAGGTGATGTTTCTGTTGCAGGATCTGCTCCAACTCAGGAATATTTAGGTAATACCCTTCCAAAGTGGCAAGGTGGATGGTCAAACAACTTCAAGTTTGGCAACTTTGATGCTGAAATCTTTACAAGATTCTCTGGTGGTAACTACATCATGAATGAATCTGTAAGAGGTCTATTGGGTCAAGGTTTCTCTAACAACCATGCAAGCATCTTGAACAGATGGACTGAAAGTGGTCAGGTAACTGACGTACCAAAATTATACTCTGGTCAGGACCAAAACATGTGGCAAAATTCTGCTGCGAACTCAAGATTTGTAGAGAAAGGTGATTTCGTTAAAATCCAAAACATTGTAGTAGGTTACACTATTCCTGCTGCTGCTCTTCAAACTGCATTCAATGGAGCAATCTCCAATGCTAGATTCTTCGCACAAGTACAGAATCCATTTACTTTCACTGGTTACTCAGGATTGGATCCAGAGTCTAACCAGTTCTCAGGTCAGCTGAGCTTCGGTGTAGATTGGAACGTGGCTCCAATCATTCGTACTTACACTCTTGGCCTGAACGTAGGTTTCTAA